The DNA segment CCTAAGCTGTTTCTTTAAAGGCTGCAAAATGAGGTagtcgcaaggcgacagctctgggctgtatggcggatgtttcagcgtttcccacttgaacttttccAGTTTTGTATTAAGTACATCAGCTACATGGGGACGGGTATTGTCGTAGACCGAGATGACCCCATTCcacaattttccacgtcgtttgatcttgattgcgacacgcagccgatccatcgtttcacaatattggaaacgACTGACAGTCTCTAtaggtttagcaaattcaatcaataatggcccctggcAATCGAAAAAATGGTCAACAACACCTTTCAGGCAGTAATGACGGCGTTTGCTTTCCTTGGGGGTagcgaattcaaatgtttccactgtaggATTTGCCGTGgtatttcaggctcgtagtagcggcaccattATTCGACCCCGGTCACAGTTGCAGACCAAAAGTCGTGACCCTCATCGTGATACCGAATTAGATATAGATACATAGGTATAGATTTTATTTCCAGAAATGCAAGTATTCTGGTGCataccaaaggctaaaagctgttggaaaaacCGCTTCAGTGGGCCGATGATCCGTTACAAGGCACACATGGTGGTTTCATCAAAAATCGAGACATTGTTAGACACTCGCAATAAATTACTTAGataaatgcacaataacaagAGCGAAAATAATATAGAGACTAAGAGAAACAACATATTTGATACATCGGAAAAAATGAAGCATGTGTGCAAGGGTTATTAAAAACCATACACAATTCACCCTGACAGACTAAAGAAAACATATCCGATACACAAGAAGATAGAAATATATGTGTATGGGTTGCGAAATCAGTAACACAGTTGGCtctgaaaagctatatacaaccaTGGATGAAATGTTTACGAAATTCATTCGCAGTTCCTTGTATGAAGAAGTATATgtattttaatatttatttaaaatgtatGGAAGATTATGTTGTAATAACTTTAGGCTATATTACGAAATCTCGGAACATACCACgtatcactatttcttgtattggaaGAATTCAATTTTGGTGTTAAAGATGCACTAGACACTTGGAAATTTTTGAAGGCAGTATTTgtgaaataaaatgaatttagaAGGCGCAAAGCGTAGAATATCCTATTTATATAATTTTATACTTTATGAACGATGACTCAAGGCagtgccgaacctctccgtcttctggtggtggttcaatatcttgggcatccattgcgcacgcaagagccTATACCCGAGatttcatgaattatggtgtgacccaaACTACGACTGATGTTCACGCGCCCTGcaaattcatcgatgcttattctCCGTTCTTGCTTAATCAACATTTGCAATTgggttgggggtgattgcacggtggctttggcccggtcttggattgtctttgcaactttcaattccttctttgaaccgtttgctccgaCGCTTCAcattggccaatgaaatgcaatgttcaacgtacacggcagccatacggcgaccaatttcttttttggaagcatcttcatctgtcaaaaagCTCACGACGACGCGCAGTTCAACTTTTgtagtgtccattatgtcacgcaaccctgtacaacccagtgtatgagagcattaaagcaccttgatcctcacacctgcgcgtcacttttgtaaattggagatgcctctgtgccacgcgcatgccttgcagataatgaaccgaagcATTATTGTGCaaggtgggttggctcactttcatttcagtCGCCTTCATACATCAGAAATGGGAAGATACAGGCCACCTtctcaattcattttttttctcaaatactGCCTTCAAAAATTTCCTATTGTCTAGTGCATCTTTAACATCAAAATTGATTTCttccaatacaagaaatagtgatacGTGGTATGTTCTGAGGTTTCGTAATAATcttaacctggcaacgtttaacgttagaaagttatctagtgaggcgagtccagcagtgTTATTGTATGAATTAGAgtgtaaatgggatataatagggctcattgaggctaggaggacaaaataagcatatgcagtgctaaaaagcgggcacgtcctgttcTACCGTCCtgtgcttagcggagagacgagaacgaagagttggattcctgattaataagaatatagctggtaacatacaggaattccatagcattaaagagagggtggcaggtcttgttgtgaaacttaaagggaagctgaaacggttttcaattttcgTGAATTgttgggattgggaagaacagacctaataatttacggttccgaaatttttttcttcgttttgttaatataagaggCAGAAatctttctaaatcacccccgcgggcACGCCCCCACCGCttcccgggtgaggtggttgccagaggagagaaccggcgagagtggcGTCATTCGCgaggaccgagctgccggaccggcgtgctggcgtACCTCTTTccatcctgcgctttactgaacgacgctacgagagatctgccgccgccgccgctcacgtttgttttcttttgcgactttcgtaaactgttctttctttctgtgctgcgtgagtgcctacagccaagggcacccaacatgccctcgttctgtgcagcattcggctgcgcgaacacaggcggtcgagacgatgtggtgtttcacaggttcccgaaggacaagaagcttgcggcgcagtgggtccgtgcggtgaggagagataagctcgtgccgacgaaatcaactgtgctatgctcggaccatttccgtgatagccggatagccttacgacaaatgcggaaacgcgttgttgctagcgttgctatactccctTTCATACATCAGGCGCAACGCTGtagaggcttgagatacttcttgcagtggctgcgttcgcacttataaaaagttcggtgtttcttgactcgatttttgagaaaattttcgatatataagctcagttctgaataaaaaaagaatttacccatataAACAATcagtgtacttatacggctgctaacacgttcttttaaatcaactTTTCTTCCGTCATcatttaattgcagcccgtcgcggcagcttcacgtgcatcctcgcgcgagcaaacgccgctggcacgctgcgaagcatagacggaaacgcgcgcagtaataaattttggtgaccgaacttcgtgcgtagcttccacagcgttgcacctgaggtatgaaatggagtataggcttgcctactgacgttcgacgtacggttgcagttatcgtgtttacctcaaggtggtgctaaaactgcctaatatcttttgtcaacactagcatggagcacgcataccgattcttcaTCAAGCCACAATTGCAAactcgtcgaaccatagtatgaatattgtagatataatacctctggccatctctggatgtgtatgataagcaacttccatgactgtacctcacagcactgcatgtgggtgctttgaaacgcggcgctcatgttcgcgatcgtgtatcaacactacaaaaaccacgggactttagacaagcagcggcaaggtgcttgacatcgcataattgcacccgtgtttgcaatctaatgagaagttagtgcttcggcattcttccagcagcaagttcccagtgacactttagcgcattttttctcccgtcattggaacgtgcagctacatggaaaaataaacatacgtaccagctaagatttccaacgcgcgagaaggtgcacacatcgttcTGGCTGTtagcacactcaacatcgtcgttgccgccatcgttttccgtatcggctgtcggttcgaacatgcacggcgaaaatacaagctgtccaagacagcgagaacgttccataatgcttataactcagctatgaagccagaacacaACAGcatgctacgctctgaaacggcggcgccgaccggcgagtGCCGCGAAtcacgtcacagcggccccgaccaatcacgggcaacagcggcgttcgcgcgatgccctgaggcgctggtgcgcgttttcttgaaaacacAGCCGCTTGCGTTCGTTTCTGCCccttttgaaccagatattcgtgtgcaggggactcaaaactgtagaatgccgcagagaactcatttttttgcgaaaagtgtttcagcttccctttaagaggtACAAACTGAAGGTCGTACaagcctacgcccctacatccagtcatgatgaccaggaagtcgaaatcttctatgaagacatggaatcggcgatgggtagagtgaaaacaaaatacactatactaatgggcgatttcaatgccaaggtaggcaagaagcaggctggagataaggcagtgggggaataagGCATAGGgactaggaatagcaagggagagttattagcagagttaGCAGAAACGAATACTATGctaataatgaataccttcttcgcaagcgggatagccgaaagtggacgtggaggagcccgaatggcgagactagaaatgaaatagacttcatactctgcgctcaccctggcatcatacaagaagtggacgtgctcggcaaggtgcgctgcagtgacgataggtgggtaagaactcgaattagcctagccttgaggagcgaacggaaggaactggtacataagaagccgatcaatgagttagcggtaagagtgaaaacagaggaattctggatcaagctacagaacaggtaatcGGCTTTACCTCgggaagaggaacttagtgttgaagatatcaATGACAGtcgtatgggcatcattaaggagtgtgcaatagaagtcggtggtaacaccattagacaggatgccagtaagctatcgcaggagacgaaatatctgatcaagaaacgcccatgtataaaagcctctaaccctacagttagaacagaactgacagaactttcgaaggtaatcaacacgcgtcagacagctgacataaggaagtataagatggatagaatttaacatgctctcaggaacgcaggaagcctaaaagcagtgaagaagaaactaggaatgggcaagaatcagatgcatgcgttaagaggcaaagccggcaatatcattactaatatggaagagATAGTTCAACTGGCTGAGAGGTTCTATAGATATTCATACAGtacaagtggcacccacgacgataatgtgagagagaatagtctagaggaatttgaaatcccacaacttaacgccggaagaagtaaagaacaccTTAGGAGCtaggcaaagggggaaggcagctggggaggatcaggtaacagcagctttgttgaatgatggtgggcacattgtcctagaaaaattggccaccctgtatacacaatgcctcatgaccttgagcgtaccagaaacttggaagaacgctaacataatcctaatccataagaaaggggacgccaaagacttgaaaaattatataccgatcagcttactgtccgttgcctacaaagtatttactaagctaatcgcaaatagaatcaggaacaccttagacttctgtcaactaaaggaccaggcaggattccgtaaaggctactcaacaataaaccatattcactatcaatcaggtggtagagagatgtgcgaaatataaccaacccttatgtatagttttcattgattacgaaaaagcgtttgatgcagtcgaaacctcagcagtcatggaggcgttacggaatcagggtgtaaacgagccatatgtaaaatactgaaagatatatatagcggctccacaaccaccatagtcctccataaagaaagcaacaaaatcgcaataaagaaaggcgtcaggcagggagatacgatctctcctatgctattcacagcgtgtttacaggaggtattcagagacctggagtaggaagaattggggttaagagttaatggagaatagctagtaacttgcgattcgctgatggtaatgctttgcttagtaactcaggggaccagttgcaatgcatgctcactgacctggagaggcaaagcagaagggtaggtctaaaaaattaatctgcagaaacataaagtaatgtttaacagtctcggaagagaacagcagtttacgataggcagcgaggcactagaagtggtaaaggaatacatctacttagggcaggcagtgaccgcggatccagatcatgagactgaaataatcagaagaataagaatgggcttgggtgcgtttggcaggcattctcaaatcatgaacagcagtttgccactatccctccagagaaaagtatataacagctgtgtcttaccagtactcacgtatggggcagaaacctggagccttaagaaaagggttctagggtgcgattttgtaggaatgccttttttcatgccaatgacttttcgcgtgacgtcatcgattttggAAATTGTGTATACGTAGGCACGACGTTTCTTGGATCGTCCAatcagaagctcccttcattggccggatgtttctttcgtattctcttctctttttccgggactgtatagcaaatgtgttttgtaaaacggcacttaataaaagcggacttccatgctgcgtaaagcaaattcattttgttacattacaacgcaaaagctgccgcagtccaaagaaatgcaaacgcaagtgcTCTATTTTTGAAGCCGTAGCCACATAGTAGTCGGATGTGCATCCAATCTATGCCGTTGAGCGCACGCAAAATGGCAGCCTTTGTTTACCTGtgaacagctgacagcccctAGCGTGTCTGTctgaacagctgacagcccctTGCGTGCCCGTAATTGCGGCCCCGCCCCCGTCAGATACTGATTAAGGTGAGTAACtattgctcgtgtagtgcttgcattgtcgtgtggttttcgctgcatgtctgacgtgtgataatttcttctttaggaagGGCCAAGAAGAATTATCCGTAGCCCCCGAGGTCAAACAttgcaacatagtggatcgagaactgtcaaggcTTTTTCCATAGGGTACCGCCATGACATAACGATAGTCAAAGTTATCGCTGCATCGGTAATACTTCCTGCACTGatacgctccgagaaagaagctgctacaacattaaatgtgagtagtgacttcaccttttttttacattagtggtataaaaaggcagaaatgagtcgtagtgagcactttatgcaggcgcttagcttagacagaatgtttgcctctaaatttcttactgtgctgcgggccggctgaaattcccaagttgacaaagagaaaatggcagcaaaagggccgcgggtgtcgaaagagcaggcggctattctcgtgcagttcatcgagcagcacccatacctggcgagagcttctacagagttctcgccacatatgactgctgctcgaaaaaacgaactgtgggaggaggtggcggcggtGCGCAACGCAGAGGGGCCAGCCGTAAAGACCACCAGCCGTTGGCGCAACCATTGGGCCAAGATGGCccataaagcgaaaaaagaagcggccagggccgcgagcgagaagaggtgagcttctaatgatgctgacagtaacgtcgtttcacgttgtcgttgttgccgTGTTTGCAGGGCTACTGGAGGTGGCAAAGTGGGTGGCGTCGACGGCCGCGTCCTCGACGTCCTTATGATGACAGGAGGGGTCCTTGTTTCCCCCCCTGAGTACTTCGCCGATAGCGAGGTGCGTACATTGGATTTaaaaaagtgttgtttgtgtgacctgctgtgacctcacaaattttcagcattacattgtaacacaatattgcaaaatttttaagCCCTTTTTATGTGCACGTGACAATATAGgttatgtactctgagcagcaacttgtgtacatgatgcgcattgcacacactgctcgcAATGTCTGAACACTCCTCTGATTGCAGGACGACATAAGTTCAGAGGAAGCTGCAGGGCCCAGCGGTTCCCGCAGACATCCACCAGCGACAACTGCCTTCGTGGTGTCGggccctgcagctgttgctgggccaagtggccttacacgtaaggcagtgacctagcttttgtagtagcattgttgtttgcagttgctgcatgatcttgctatgaagtaaagtacgtcactgtgctgttattacctctgtgtccagcatccagctcttattcatggaggagaaatgcaagactacaaatgacatGATGTTGTAATAGAGATTCCTTGTGCATGTTATAGGTTACTGCTaccagcaactttctgtggcatcttttGCTCTAACTACCTGTTTTGTGTATCATTATTGTAGCTATGCAGCTATAATGACATTTCAATGTGACTGGTTAGGACAATCAATCTGTGTAGGTCGGATAACAGTGAATGAGCAGTCTTTGCTTTTGCCTTGCATGAAGAGCCACCGGCTACCCCCCAGGTGCTGCGGCCTACcacccaggtgccgcagcctaccacccaggtgcctcggtctaccccccaggtgcctcggccaaccccgcaggtgccgcagcctaccccccaggtTCCGCAGCCTACCCCTCGAGAGCCACGGGCACCCCGTAGACAGCCCAGGCAGCAGGAACTCGATGGTGCTGTGGTGACGGCTACTGCCGCATACGTTCGCCAGAGTCAGTTGGAGGAAGCGAGAGTTCAAGAGGACACCCGCTTCCGCCAACAACTGCTGGAGCAAAACCGGCAGGTGTGTGTAAGGCCACAGAtgtatatttttctgcgtatgaaaCTGATGAGCATATGACCTCTCTAAAAATTATATTAATCAGTGAACAAGCATAACGTATACGTGTAGTCCTGTGGTGATATCTTGTACAGATTTGCGTGATATAACATGTGTAAATATCTACGCAattatgtggcaaaaagaaaaaagtggcgttgagttcaaggaagcagGTATAGCAATGGAACACATCTTAATAGAATGCGACGGCACAAGTTTGATGGGCCAGAAAGATATTTACAGTGTTTGAACATACAATGACAAGACAATAGCCTGCAAatgcggatgaatgcaacacacgaaggccttgttactgagcttctgtaattaaactaattacacgtctttgctaacagcaccacgaggcccacaTGCAGAGCCTGCGGCAGCACCACGAGGCGCACATGGAGAGCCTGCGGCACCTCAGGGAGGAGGTGGCGGGAATGCAGGAAGTGCAGTCGCAGCGCCTCGAAGTGCAGCGGCAGCGCCTCGAAGTGGCGCGTCGGTCGCACGAGACCAACgagcgcctgcttcagctcctgctggctgcactggggcatggtggcagccaagcccctcccccctctcaggACCCACATAATTAAAGGATGCAAGggtagcataggcaaggaatttgtaACTTATCTTAAAATTTGCTGATGTAATAATGATATGAAGGGAAAATATTGCTagtttgcaaataaataattgctgAAGTCACCCTTTAATGCAACCATAAGTAGCATAGCAATTGCAGCATgaattttttcttcaaggttTACTTCAGCCATAAGAGCGTGCCCACCATCAGGCTCACCTGCAAAAGTGCCTGTAGGCCTGGTGTGTGCGGGCATTCCGActgtggcactgcaattttgAGGTGCCTAGTTATTGCCATGTCAATTTAAGCACGACGCCACACTGCAAGTGTTCTACAATTTAATCCTTGTCATCGAATGGTGAAAGTTTCAGGCCTTACTACAATGTCGAAAGCAACCTGCCAAtatacacagcaaaaaagaaaaaaaagttatgaaaattccttgcctatgctccttcttttcatttgtaatgtttattttttgtttgttgcatatttGTTTATGTTACTACCTACTGAGCTGGAATGTCTCTTTTCTTGCACATCTGTCTCACTATCAAAcattttgttgtcattcagtAATCTTTCAGGTTGTGATACATTGTATTTTAGCCCTTGTGGTGCAATTTTTGTGTAATATTTATGCAGTTTGTCTTACTGAATATCAAAGTATGGTGCTATGGCTCTTTCAGTTTCAGAGCGCCAcaacagcatgttcctttcacatGTAGTGATGTACCTGTACATTTCGCTATGATAAATATTCGGTTGGCGTGTGATTTAAGCACCTGCTCATTTctgtttctggtgcagtttaagccagttgttattactgtgtacttgtgcagtgtacaacagttttcttaaacgatgCATGTTGTTACCTGTGATATATTATGATGCAAGAACAATGTAATCCAATATTTATTCCAACGTGTCTGTGATATGTTGCATAATGTCTCTACTACTGAGTACTCACACTTCTTCAATGTAGAGACTGTTGCATgtgatgtgtacataaacaaATGTATGTTGAAAGCTGAAATACAGAAAGGTGCAGTTTTCCTCTAGTGCTTTTATTTACACATCGCAACCACATTTCTAGTGCTAGCTTGCACTGTACAAATATTACTGTATAACATTGCTGTGTTCTGCTATATACAAGTGAGGtcactttgttgaaatctatcaactgctcgcgggagccacagcgtttgacatgtcggatgaccagttggacggcattttcgtcactcaaaaggaactttgccgttgttgcgagacaaaatggtggaggaCCTAGAAGCTGCGCGTGCAACAGCACGTTCCATGGAGCGGAAGGTGTGACGTGCACTGTACATCTTGGCTTCTCTGGGCTAGTAGAAAGCGAGGAGACAGGCGCTTATGCCCATCAATGCGTAAGGGGATACGAGTAAGAATCAGGCTACATGCATctagatgacgacagcagcaacaagcaaattGTGGCAGACACTTTGAATAAGCGCTtatttttagcttgctttcaatctcATATGTCACCACTAATGATACTGTTTTACTTACTATAAATGCAGGCTTTACATAATCCTTCATTACACAACTTTtatgtacccaccgtggttgctcagtggctatggtgttaggctgctgagcacgagggatcgaatcccggccacggcagccgcatttcgatgggggcgaaatgtgaaaacacccgtgtacttagatttaggtgcacgtcaaagaaccccaggtggacgaaatttccggagccccccactacggcgtgcctcataatcaaagtggttttggcatgtaaaaccccataatttaatttttttaacaagttttacatttctcaacaaaccatgaatgctttgcattacgcagACATCAGCTACAACTTGGCACGGGAAATGTATCTGCAATTTCACAGCACAATGCAATTACTTAAAACTGTGTGCATGCACCTAGCGATGCCgacgctgctgttgacgtcgcagctgccgccGCACACTCCTCAGATAACGCATGTGCTGCGCACGGGTTGTGCCAAACATGCCAATGACATTGTCGCGAACAGCCCGCCCTCTCAAGTAGTGCATTCTAGAGCCCGTGTTTCGGGGCAGAGTGTGTGGCATGGGGTCGCCGTTATTGTCAAGCTCGCTACtattgccgctgctgctgccgtcatCGCTGTCATCGCCTGATTCGTCGCCttcagaaaggcgaaggttgtgcaac comes from the Dermacentor variabilis isolate Ectoservices chromosome 2, ASM5094787v1, whole genome shotgun sequence genome and includes:
- the LOC142570782 gene encoding uncharacterized protein LOC142570782 codes for the protein MATGGGKVGGVDGRVLDVLMMTGGVLVSPPEYFADSEDDISSEEAAGPSGSRRHPPATTAFVVSGPAAVAGPSGLTQPPATPQVLRPTTQVPQPTTQVPRSTPQVPRPTPQVPQPTPQVPQPTPREPRAPRRQPRQQELDGAVVTATAAYVRQSQLEEARVQEDTRFRQQLLEQNRQHHEAHMQSLRQHHEAHMESLRHLREEVAGMQEVQSQRLEVQRQRLEVAL